From the genome of Phalacrocorax carbo chromosome 5, bPhaCar2.1, whole genome shotgun sequence:
ATGTAGCGGAGGTTATAATAAACCAGAGTGTGCTTGGGCAAATGAAACATTTGTCATCACGCAGCTTATatctcgcccccccccccccccacctgcccGGATCTTATTGTTTCAGTTGGATATGAGAGTCATGGGGCCACGGGGTTAAGTCCCCAGCAGATGCTTTTCAAGTTCGGGGGTGAGCTGGGCTCTTCCCGGCCACCGCTCAGAATGGGCAGCCCACGGACTGCGGACCCTCCAGATGTTGAGGCAACCCCGACACCCGATGCCTGCCGGCGGCAAGGGGCCAGCACGGCGCTGAACGGAGCGCCCATGAACTCCTCCGGAGCGCCCGATGAGCTCCGGCGCCGCCCCGCTACCCCCGGCGCCCGCCGCCCTCGGGGGAGCCGTGGCGGGCGGCACCCCGGTGCCGGGGGCGGATGGACTTTTTTGGGGTCTAACATGCACCCACCCTCCCTTTGGAGCATACCGCTCTCCGGGGCAGGTGAGGCGCTCCGCGACCGCGGAACCGCCCTCGGGGGCGGTTCCGCGGTCGCGGAGCGCCTCACCTGCCCCACCGTGGGGGTGGTCGCCGGCTTACTGTATTGATTCTCGCTGTGGATCCCGTCGATGCGACCGTCGGGCAGCACCTGGATGTGGAAACCGATGCCCACGTTGCAGTAGAGGCGCCTCAACCGTTTGATACCCAGGAGGTAGTCGCCGTCGCGGGCGGCGTCGCGGCGTTCGGCCGGGAGTCGAGCGACGGAACGGGCGAAAAGAGCCGCGTCCCAACGGCGctggcggggcccggcggggaggCGACCCGGGGGGGGCCGGCCGCGTACCGCCCCCGgccacagcagccccaggagcagagCCGGCAGCAGCGCCGCGGGGAGAGGCATCCCGGCTTAAGGGAGCGTAGCTACGGGCCGGCGGCCGCTCGCTCCGAAAATACGCTCGCCCCCCAGCTCCCACTTTATACTGAGGTCaaagggggggagaaaaaaaaaaaaaaaaggaaaccaacaaaaaaccaaaacaaaataaaacaaaaccaaaaagcgaggcgagggggagggagggagccccGCGCTCAGTCCCCCGAGGATCTGCGGTTTCCCTGGGCTGGCTGCATGGAGAGGAAATCCCGGGAGCAAGAGCTTCTGAACTTGATCTCAACTCCAGGAGTCTTGTCTGAAGTGCTGATCTTCTTCTATAGCAGCTCAGCCATAGCGCTTTAGCCCTGGCCACGATATTTATATATCCATGTGCGTTGGTACCTATTACATCACCACCtactgctgcctgctgcagccctccGGTTTAGCTGAAAGCCAAATTATCACCCCTAGATGCTTAACAGCTCCGAAGCGTCTTGAAG
Proteins encoded in this window:
- the FGF4 gene encoding fibroblast growth factor 4; amino-acid sequence: MPLPAALLPALLLGLLWPGAVRGRPPPGRLPAGPRQRRWDAALFARSVARLPAERRDAARDGDYLLGIKRLRRLYCNVGIGFHIQVLPDGRIDGIHSENQYSLLEISPVERGVVSIFGVRSGLFVAMNSKGKLYGSTHFNDECKFKEILLPNNYNAYESRIYPGMYIALSKNGRTKKGNKVSPTMTVTHFLPRI